The stretch of DNA CGGAAATGACGCCCGACACGATCGACTGGAAGCGCTGGCTAGGCGTGGACGAAGGGCTCGCGCCGATGATGCCCTTCGATCGGGCCACTTACGGGCAGTGGCGCTGCTACTGGCCGTTCAGTTGCGGGATGCTCGGCGACCTGTTCGTGCACCGCGTGACGGGCATGCTCAAAGCCACGGGGCTGCGCTATCCCGGCCGCGTGGTCGGTGGCGGCGGCATCTTCATGGAATACGATGATCGCGACGTGCCCGACGTGGCCACCGTGATTGCCGATTTCCACGAGGGCGTGCAGGGCGTGGTCAGCAGCACGATGGTTTCGGAAGAACGCCGCAACGAAACTTTGATTCGCGGACATAGCGGCTTGATCGTGTTCGACAATTTCCCCGCCGGCCCGAAAGCCGCGTTCGAGTTCCTTCCCGAGCGTGTTCAGGTCACCGGCAACGGCAAAGCCAAGAAGGAACGGGTCGAGGCTACGACGCCGTATGACTTCAACATGACCCACTTGGCGAATTTTCTGGACGCGATTCGCGCCGGCAAGCCGAGCGCCGTACACAACGATCCGGAGCTGGGCGCGGCGGCCGTGATGATGGTCACGCTGGCCGTCGAGTGTTATCGGCAAGGCAAAGTCTTTCAGATCGACAAGGGCGGCAACGTCAGCGGCGGCGACACCAGTTGGGCGAAAGGCTGGGAAAAGATGTCCAAAGCCCACGCCGCGCCGCATCACGTTCCCGGCTGGACCGCCGGCGACACCGGCAGCAAGTTTTTCCCGCCCGCGTATCAAAAACTGGCGGGACCGTGGATCGATGGAAAGCCGCCCAAGCACGGCTAGCTGCCATGAAGTGAATAGCCGGTGGCCCGGAAAAGAGCGAGGAACATCAACATCATGAACCTGCCAGGGACTTCCATCAAACTTGGTGTGGTTTTGTTGGGCCTGCTCGCAGGATCCACCGCCGTCGCGGGCGACTATGAGCGGCTATTCAATGGCAAGGATCTGGCTGGCTGGACTGTCTATGTCGATCCCAAGGCGACCCACGTGCCGGAGAAGCCTTGGAGCGTCGCCGACGGCGTGCTCGTGTGCGAGGGCAGCGCCAAGGGCTATCTCATCACCGAGCGCGAGTATGAAAACTACTCGCTCCGTTTGGAATGGCGGTGGGGCGAAAAGACGACCCGTCCCGGGCGGTATAGCAGTGTGTTTGTTCACGTCACGGGTCCCGACAAGATGCTGCCAAAGGGACTCGATTTGACGTTGGGAGCGGATGCGGCCGGACAGTTTTGGCTGGTCGGCGGCTGTGAGCTGCAAGTTGATCGCCGCAGGCAGGATCCCAAATCCGAGCGGCATTTCTTCGCCATGATGCCGCATGCCGACGCGCCGATCGGGCAATGGAATCGCGCGGAAATCGTATGTAATCAAGGTTCGGTGCGCGCTTCGATTAACGGCCACCTGGTCAACGAAGGAAAGGCTGCCAGTCCGGAAAAGGGACGAATCCTGCTGTTGTCGGAAGGCGCCGAGATTCTGTTCCGCAAGATCGAATTAAAGGCGTTGGACCCGAACAAGCCGTGAACCTCGATGCCTAGCCGCCGACTTGGGTCCCCATGAACCGACAAGACGAAGTTCGTCGACTGCTGCAAATGTCGGCCGCTGAGCTGCGCGAACAGGCCGGCAACCGCCTGCTCGTGTTGCCGGATTTGGACGCCCTGCACCGGCACTTCGCCGAGTCGATTGCCGCCGAAATTCGCGCAAATAATCTTCGCGGTCTGCCGACCCGATTCATTTTGCCGGTCGGCCCGGTCGGGCAATATCCGCTGCTGGCCGAGATCGTGAACCGCGAGCGGCTCGATCTACGGCGCTGCTGGCTCTTCATGATGGACGAGCATTGCGACGAGGGCGGCGTGGTGCTGCCGGCCGATCATCCGCTCAGCTTTCGCCGCACGTTCGCTGAGCTGTTCACCAGCCGCGTATCGCCCGAGCTGCTGCCGCCGGCCGAACAGATGATTTTTCCCAGCCAGCAGAACCTGCCGACGCTGAAAGCGCAAATCGCGGATGCAGGCGGCATCGACACGACCTACGGCGGCATCGGCATTCACGGGCATCTGGCTTACAACGAGCCCGAGCCTGGCGTGCGCGAGTCGGATCCGCGGCGCGTTCGGCTCAATGACTTCACGCGGACGATCAACGCCATGCGCGCCGAGATTGGCGGCAACCTCGAGAATTACCCGCGCTATGGTCTGACTTTGGGCATGCGGCAATTGCTGGGGGCCCGACGCGTGCGCCTGTATTGCCGCAATGGCATCGAACTGGATTGGGCCAATACCATCCTGCGGCTGGCACTGCTGGGCCAGTCCGGCGACGACTACC from Pirellulales bacterium encodes:
- a CDS encoding DUF1080 domain-containing protein, whose amino-acid sequence is MARKRARNINIMNLPGTSIKLGVVLLGLLAGSTAVAGDYERLFNGKDLAGWTVYVDPKATHVPEKPWSVADGVLVCEGSAKGYLITEREYENYSLRLEWRWGEKTTRPGRYSSVFVHVTGPDKMLPKGLDLTLGADAAGQFWLVGGCELQVDRRRQDPKSERHFFAMMPHADAPIGQWNRAEIVCNQGSVRASINGHLVNEGKAASPEKGRILLLSEGAEILFRKIELKALDPNKP
- a CDS encoding Gfo/Idh/MocA family oxidoreductase, which gives rise to AHVKPMVELRKLDQPIDLVAVCDVYSVHRDRAANFIQSETGTAPKTYVDYREMLADAKLDGVCIGTPDHWHAKQSIDALAAGVNVYCEKPMTHTLEQAKDVVQAWKKSGLVMQVGVQSTSSPIWDKAREMIDAGRLGKVVQFQTEWFRNSRYGMSRHNEITAEMTPDTIDWKRWLGVDEGLAPMMPFDRATYGQWRCYWPFSCGMLGDLFVHRVTGMLKATGLRYPGRVVGGGGIFMEYDDRDVPDVATVIADFHEGVQGVVSSTMVSEERRNETLIRGHSGLIVFDNFPAGPKAAFEFLPERVQVTGNGKAKKERVEATTPYDFNMTHLANFLDAIRAGKPSAVHNDPELGAAAVMMVTLAVECYRQGKVFQIDKGGNVSGGDTSWAKGWEKMSKAHAAPHHVPGWTAGDTGSKFFPPAYQKLAGPWIDGKPPKHG